CGGCAGCACAGAAAGCATGGGCTAAGTCTGTTGCTCCGCTGCGCTCGGTGATGACCTACGGCGCGGCTCCTTCTGATGGCCGGGACGACTTTGAGTTCTCGCCGCCAGCTGACCCCAGCATACCCTTCTTCTCCCTGCATGGGGCAGAAGATGGCGACGTTGAGTTGATGGCGCCGCTGTGGATGACTGAGCACATCGGTCAGAAGCGGAACACGGCAGCTATCTCTGCGGTGGTTCCTGGCTTTGGTCACAACTACATCAACCGTGAGTTCAGCAGCCGTAAGCTCGATGACCGTAAAGATAAATCGCCTAGCCTGCCGGGCGCTAAGGCTCACGAAAAGATGATGGTGGAGGCCTCTCTGGCGTGGCTGGATGCCACGTTGCGGGGTAAGACAAACCAGTTCCCGCTCAAGCCAGGTGACCAGCCGCCGGCCACGTTTGCAGGCAAGCCTGCTGAGTGGTTGATGGTTTCGAATGGCCAGCGGTACTCCTACCTTGCTGGCACCCATGGCTCTGCTAAGCCGCTTGGTAACGGCACGGCTTTGACGTGCCGCAACTACCCGAACGTCGTGCCTGATGTTGGTCGAGGCAAGGATGCATGCCCATCGATTCATGAGGGTGTTCTGTTCAACCACTCGCGCATTACGCGAGTGAAGTTGACTCCCGCGGGTGGTGCTCGCTTCACGATTCCTGCGGAGGGCTCAAAGAACGGTGCTACCGGAGTCACGGATGCAGCTATCCACTTGATGCCTACCGGCAGCCGCACCGATAAGGAAAAAGGTACGGCCATCCACGTGACAGTGCGTTTGGATAACGGCAAGGTCTATGAAACTGATGTGCCAGCAACGCACTACGCATTGATGGACAAGAAGACCGATAGGGTCAACGGCGAGTACACAGTGAAAACTGTGCGGTTGAAGTTGCCTGACTGGGTGAAGGGCCAGAAAGTCACCGCAGTGGATATCACGGGTGGTTTGAAGAACGTCAAGGGCGGTTCGGTTGACGTTCGTGGCATTGACCTAATTCACCAGTGAAAATGATGTAGTCACCTCACATGGTGAAATCCCGCCGCGCTCACCAGAGCGCGGCGGGATTTTCTTATTTCTTCTTGGAAGCGTTGCGTTTTTGAATGTTGGCCCATTCGTCTTTGAGGCCGACCGTGCGGTGGAAGAGCAAGGGTTCGCGTGGGTCATGTGCGAAGTACCCAAGCCGCTCGAATTGGACAACCTCGCCCGCGGGGGTATCAGCCAGGCTGCTTTCGGCGATGGCGTTGACGATTTCCCGGGAAGCGGGGTTGAGGTCATCCATGACTTCACCGGTTTCGGCGCCGGGGGCTGCGGCGCTGAAAAGGCGTTCGTAGAGAGCAACGGTGATGGGGGTGCCGTGTGCGGCCGAAACCCAGTGCATCGTGGACTTTACTTTTCGACCATCGGGAGAGTTGCCACCCTTGCTGGCTGGGTCGTAGGTCGCGTTGACCTGGATCACGTTGCCATCGTCATCTTTGATGACCTCGGTTGCGGTGATGAAGTATGCGCCGCGTAGCCGCACCTCGCGCCCGGGGGAGAGGCGGAAAAACTTCGGCGGGGGCACTTCGGCAAAGTCGTCGGATTCGATGTAGAGCTCACCCGAGAAAGCGACTTTCCTGGTGCCGTCTTCAGGGTTTTCTGGGTTGTTGACGACGTCGAAGTATTCGACTTCGGGGTTGCCTTCAGCGTCTGTTGGCCAGTTGGTGAGTACCACCTTGATGGGGCGCAGGACCGCCATGCGGCGTTGACTGGTGACGTTTAAGTGCTTGCGTACGAACGACTCAAGCAGTTCGATGTCGTGGCGGCTGTTGGCCTTGGTGATGCCGATGTATTGGCAGAATTCTCGGATCGCTTCGGCTGGGTATCCGCGACGGCGTAGGCCACGCAGGGTAGGCAGTCGTGGGTCATCCCAGCCATCGACGGTGCCGTCGGTGATGAGCTGGCGGAGTTTTCGCTTGCTGGTGACGGTGTGAGTCAGTTCCAGGCGGGCGAATTCGGTCTGCCGGGGCGCCTCGTAGGGGATGGGCAACTGGGAGAGGTACCAGTTGTATAGGGGGCGGTGTGTTTCAAACTCCAGGCTGCACAGGGAGTTGGTTACTCCTTCGATGGCATCGGATTGTCCGTGAGCCCAGTCGTAGGTGGGGTAAATATGCCACTGGGTGCCGGTGCGGTGGTGCGCGACGTTTCGAATGCGATACATGACCGGGTCACGCAGGCTCATGTCCGGAGATTGCATGTCGATTTTGGCGCGCAGCACACGGGCGTTTTCGGGGAATTCGCCAGCTTTCATGCGGCGGAGGAGGTCGAGGTTTTCTTCTGGGGAACGGTTGCGGAAGGGGCTTTCGATACCGGGTTTGCCGAAGCCGCCTCGCTGGGCGGAGATGGTCTCGATGTCTTGGTCATCTACGTAGGCAAGGCCTTTGGTGACGAGTAGTTCTGCCCATTCGTAGAGTTGGCCGAAATAGTCCGAAGCGTGTTTGAGGGGCATGGGGATGTCGAATCCGAGCCAGCGCACGTCTTCGATGATGGATTCGACATATTCGGTTTCTTCGGTGTCGGGGTTGGTGTCGTCGAGGCGCAGGTTGCAGGTGCCGTTGAAGTCGGCTGCGATACCGAAGTTGACTGTGATGGCTTTGGCGTGGCCGATGTGGAGGTAGCCGTTAGGTTCAGGGGGGAACCGTGTCTGTACCCGTCCATTAAATGTCGCGTTCTCGAGGTCGCGATGGATCATGTCGCGGACGAAATCTCCCGGGATGGCTGGGTCAGGTGCGGTCATACGGAAACCGTACACAAAGCTAAGGCGCCAGTCTGAGTGACTGTGTCGACAGGTCGATTTGGTGACCAGCGTTATTCCCGGCTAATGTTTCTTCTCGGATCGGGCTTCCGAGCGGATGTTCCTACTCTACTTGTTAGAGCAGGGGGTCTCCCATCAGGAAGGCTGATACCCCTTGGGGTATGGTGTAATTGGCAGCACGACTGATTCTGGTTCAGTTAGTCTAGGTTCGAGTCCTGGTACCCCAGCGCAGAGTTCTTCAGTAAGAAGAGTTCTTCTGATTCAAGCCTAAGGCTTCAATCAGCGGATTATGGACATCCGACCTAGTCAGGTAAACTTCATGAAGTCGCCAAGCACAGCAGTGCAAAGCGAATGGCCCCGTAGTGTAGCGGCCTAGCACGCTGCCCTCTCAAGGCGGTAACGCCGGTTCGAACCCGGTCGGGGCTACAAATAAAAAATAACCCTCACTCACACGAGCGGGGGTTATTTTTTTATGCCACGACACGCATCCTTAGGCACAACCTCATCGGCCACTGGTCACCGCAAAAACACCCTAGCTGGTTGAGGAACTCGAATACGCGAACCCCCCAACCAGCTAAGGCAACTGCTTAGTCCTCCTTAATCACAAGCAGAAGATCCCCACCCTCCACCGCTTGCGTCTGCCCAATCGCCAGACGCTCAACCGTCCCGGCGACCGAAGCAGCGATACCTGCCTCCATCTTCATTGCCTCAATCGTGGCAACGTTCTGTCCAGCTTCAACACGGTCACCCTCGGCCACCGACGTCGTCACCACACCAGCAAACGGCGCCGAGACATGGTTAGCCAAAGAAGGATCAGCTTTCTCAGCAACCTTCACATCAACCTTGACGTTTTCATCACGCACACGCACCGGCCGGATCTGCCCATTCACCGTGGCCATCAATGTCCGATAGCCACGCTCATCAGCCTCACCGATCGACTCCACCGTCATCAACAGAGTCTTACCCGGCTCCATCTCAACCTCGTGCTCACGACCCACCGCCAAGCCATGCCAAAACTCGCGAGTCGACAACACTGACAGATCGCTATAACGATCCCGCCGAGCCTGGAACTCCTTCGTTGGGCCGGGGAACAAAAGCCTGTTCAATGTGTTCTTAGGATCATCAACAAGGGCCTGCTCATCCTCAGCCGACAGAGTTTCCTCCCCAGGCGTGAAGCTGCGCCCTGCCAAAGCCTTAGAACGGAAAGGCTCTGGCCATCCCGCAGGCGGATTACCAAGCTCCCCAGACAAGAACCCGATCACCGAATCCGGAATATCAAACTTGCCCGGATTTTCTTCAAACTCGGCCGGATTAGCATCGCGCCCAACTAGCGCCAAAGCCAGATCTCCCACCACCTTCGATGAAGGAGTCACCTTCACAATGTGACCCAGCATCCGGTCAGCAGAGGCATACATGTCCTCCACCTCTTCAAACCGGTGCCCCAGCCCGAGAGCAATAGCCTGCTGCCGCAAGTTAGAAAGCTGCCCACCGGGAATCTCATGCCGGTACACCCGGCCAGTAGGCCCGGGCAATCCTGACTCGAACGGCTTATACAGCTCCCGGACAGCCTCCCAATACGGCTCGAGGTCATTCACCGCATCAAGAGAAAGCCCCGTGGGACGATCTGTGCCATCGGTGGAAGCAACCAACGCAGACATCGACGGTTGGCTTGTAGTACCAGCCATCGAGGCAGAAGCAGCATCAACCGCATCTACCCCAGCATTAATCGCAGCCAACAACGTGCCAATCTGGCCACCTGCCGTGTCATGGGTGTGCAGGTGCACCGGAAGATCAAAATTCTTCCGAAGCGCCTTCACAAGCTTCTCGGCCGCTGGCGCGCGCAGCAAACCAGCCATGTCTTTAATGGCCAGCACATGCGCACCTGCCGAGACGATCCGCGCAGCAAGCTTCAAGTAGTAATCAAGCGTGTAAACACGCTCTCGCGGATCCAAAAGATTTCCGGTGTAGCACAGCGCCACCTCGGCCACCGACGTCCCTGTGCCTCGGACTGCCTCAATAGCAGGGCGCATCTGATCCACGTCATTAAGAGCATCGAAAATACGGAAAATATCGATACCTGTAGCCGCAGCCTGCTCCACGAACACATCAGTAACCCGCGTCGGATACGGCGTGTACCCAACCGTGTTGCGACCACGAAGCAACATCTGCAGGTTCATATTCGGCATGGCCTCACGCAACTTGGCCAACCGCTCCCACGGATCCTCAACAAGGAACCGCAACGCTACGTCGTAGGTCGCTCCACCCCAGCACTCCACCGACAACAACTGCGGTGTTGTACGCGCAACATGGTTCGCCACATGCAACAAATCGCGCGTACGAACACGCGTAGCAAGCAAACTCTGATGCGCATCACGCATTGTCGTATCGGTTACAGGCACATCCGGGCGCGCACGCAACGCCGCTGCAAACTTCTCCGGCCCCAACTCGCGCAGCTCATCACGACTCCCGCGAGGCAACGGGTCATTCACCGCCAGCGCAGGCAACTTACTTCGCGGCGAAAAAGTCGACGTGTTCGGCCCAAACGGCTGATTAACCGTCATCTCAGCCAAGTAGGTCAACAACCGTGTCCCACGGTCAGCTGACACCCGAGAAGACAACAATTCAGGGTGCGCATCGATATACGACGTCGAAATCTCGCCCCGCTGGAAAGCTGGCTCATCGAGAAGCGCCTGAAGAAACGGGATATTCGTCGCTACACCACGTACCCGAAACTCCATTAGCGCGCGCCGCGCCCGATGCACAGCAGCTGAGAAATCACGACCGCGACACGTCAACTTCACAAGCATCGAGTCGAAATGAGGACTAATCTCAGCCCCCACAAAAGCGGTGCCACCATCCAGGCGCACCCCAGAACCACCTGCAGAGCGATACGTAGTGATGCGACCAACATCCGGGCGGAACCCATTACGCGGATCCTCCGTCGTAATACGGCACTGAACCGCAGCGCCGTGAGCCCGGATCTCTTCCTGACGCAGCCCCAAGTCCTCGAGCGTCTCACCCGCTGCGATTCGCAACTGACTCGACACCAAATCCACATCAGTGATTTCTTCGGTGATCGTGTGCTCCACCTGAATCCGCGGATTCATCTCGATGAACACATAGCGGCCATCCGCTCCCACCAAAAACTCCACCGTGCCAGCGTTCACATAACCAATCTGCTTAGCGAACGCCACCGCATCCTGGCACATAGCCTCACGAACCTTCGGATCCAGGTTCGGAGCCGGCGCGATCTCAACAACCTTCTGGTGGCGTCGCTGCACCGAGCAGTCCCGCTCAAACAGATGCACCACGTTCCCTGATGCATCCGCCAGAATCTGCACCTCGATGTGCTTGGGATCAATCACCGCTTCCTCGAGGAACACAGTCGCGTCACCGAATGCCGACTCTGCTTCCCGCATGGCCGCCACAATGGCCTCGCGCAGTGACCCAGCAGAAT
This region of Dermatophilus congolensis genomic DNA includes:
- a CDS encoding glutamine--tRNA ligase/YqeY domain fusion protein, with protein sequence MTAPDPAIPGDFVRDMIHRDLENATFNGRVQTRFPPEPNGYLHIGHAKAITVNFGIAADFNGTCNLRLDDTNPDTEETEYVESIIEDVRWLGFDIPMPLKHASDYFGQLYEWAELLVTKGLAYVDDQDIETISAQRGGFGKPGIESPFRNRSPEENLDLLRRMKAGEFPENARVLRAKIDMQSPDMSLRDPVMYRIRNVAHHRTGTQWHIYPTYDWAHGQSDAIEGVTNSLCSLEFETHRPLYNWYLSQLPIPYEAPRQTEFARLELTHTVTSKRKLRQLITDGTVDGWDDPRLPTLRGLRRRGYPAEAIREFCQYIGITKANSRHDIELLESFVRKHLNVTSQRRMAVLRPIKVVLTNWPTDAEGNPEVEYFDVVNNPENPEDGTRKVAFSGELYIESDDFAEVPPPKFFRLSPGREVRLRGAYFITATEVIKDDDGNVIQVNATYDPASKGGNSPDGRKVKSTMHWVSAAHGTPITVALYERLFSAAAPGAETGEVMDDLNPASREIVNAIAESSLADTPAGEVVQFERLGYFAHDPREPLLFHRTVGLKDEWANIQKRNASKKK
- a CDS encoding alpha/beta hydrolase gives rise to the protein MRAFRFRSAEIFLAAEVNSTQRVTTAHAVGMKSIARSAAFTLTAITVIAGGAFTAIPASAITPATSIVADGDKTDGNHGSKGKTDGNKGSKGDKGSKGDNQGDWDEGTGDGPHTDPNRKPAQLSVKKVGNVTIRDFDLGNLEVGPAKNKKEFITPVRGIFVAPSNAKKAPLVLMGHLRSPTCSDKKFAFPCAKGTTEMRYDRGMTYWAQALAEKGYAVVIPDLSPVYISRNDNKYDQQQAWLRVMERSRDEVLAADAGKNSIFGQGLKGSIDASHASLVAHSRSGAMVPAAQKAWAKSVAPLRSVMTYGAAPSDGRDDFEFSPPADPSIPFFSLHGAEDGDVELMAPLWMTEHIGQKRNTAAISAVVPGFGHNYINREFSSRKLDDRKDKSPSLPGAKAHEKMMVEASLAWLDATLRGKTNQFPLKPGDQPPATFAGKPAEWLMVSNGQRYSYLAGTHGSAKPLGNGTALTCRNYPNVVPDVGRGKDACPSIHEGVLFNHSRITRVKLTPAGGARFTIPAEGSKNGATGVTDAAIHLMPTGSRTDKEKGTAIHVTVRLDNGKVYETDVPATHYALMDKKTDRVNGEYTVKTVRLKLPDWVKGQKVTAVDITGGLKNVKGGSVDVRGIDLIHQ
- a CDS encoding pyruvate carboxylase, with product MFSKVLVANRGEIAVRAFRAATELGIKTVAVFPYEDRGSEHRMKADEAYMIGEEGHPVRAYLDASEIVRVAIESGAEAVYPGYGFLSENPELARQCAQAGLTFVGPSAQVLDMTGNKATAIENAKRAGLPTLRSTEPTTDVDVLLKQAEEIGFPIFVKAVAGGGGRGMRRVDSAGSLREAIVAAMREAESAFGDATVFLEEAVIDPKHIEVQILADASGNVVHLFERDCSVQRRHQKVVEIAPAPNLDPKVREAMCQDAVAFAKQIGYVNAGTVEFLVGADGRYVFIEMNPRIQVEHTITEEITDVDLVSSQLRIAAGETLEDLGLRQEEIRAHGAAVQCRITTEDPRNGFRPDVGRITTYRSAGGSGVRLDGGTAFVGAEISPHFDSMLVKLTCRGRDFSAAVHRARRALMEFRVRGVATNIPFLQALLDEPAFQRGEISTSYIDAHPELLSSRVSADRGTRLLTYLAEMTVNQPFGPNTSTFSPRSKLPALAVNDPLPRGSRDELRELGPEKFAAALRARPDVPVTDTTMRDAHQSLLATRVRTRDLLHVANHVARTTPQLLSVECWGGATYDVALRFLVEDPWERLAKLREAMPNMNLQMLLRGRNTVGYTPYPTRVTDVFVEQAAATGIDIFRIFDALNDVDQMRPAIEAVRGTGTSVAEVALCYTGNLLDPRERVYTLDYYLKLAARIVSAGAHVLAIKDMAGLLRAPAAEKLVKALRKNFDLPVHLHTHDTAGGQIGTLLAAINAGVDAVDAASASMAGTTSQPSMSALVASTDGTDRPTGLSLDAVNDLEPYWEAVRELYKPFESGLPGPTGRVYRHEIPGGQLSNLRQQAIALGLGHRFEEVEDMYASADRMLGHIVKVTPSSKVVGDLALALVGRDANPAEFEENPGKFDIPDSVIGFLSGELGNPPAGWPEPFRSKALAGRSFTPGEETLSAEDEQALVDDPKNTLNRLLFPGPTKEFQARRDRYSDLSVLSTREFWHGLAVGREHEVEMEPGKTLLMTVESIGEADERGYRTLMATVNGQIRPVRVRDENVKVDVKVAEKADPSLANHVSAPFAGVVTTSVAEGDRVEAGQNVATIEAMKMEAGIAASVAGTVERLAIGQTQAVEGGDLLLVIKED